The stretch of DNA AAAAACTTGTCTTTCTTAACATGAAACTATCAAAGCAAATAGAGAGAGCAAATTTAGAAAATGACAACTAGTCAACCACTACTATCTATGACTAGAAGAAAGCCAACTAGTTAACTATGCTACCATATAATTATATTGGCAACACTCCTTGAAGATAGATTGGAACACAAGATTCTTCTTCGCTTCTGCTCTGGGATAACTAATTTTTGCACAAAAGGCAAACACAAACAGACTGGAATATATTTCCTTCACATCTGTATCCTTTTACATAGGAACCATCTGAAACAATTTGCCTTGCAGGCGGCCATACACCTAGCAATGGACTGCATTTTTCCTTAACAACCAGGATGGTTTGATTCGAGTCAAAAATAATATATTTCCACTTAATATGGCGCTCACACAAAGTTCTCAACTTATTTAAAACATAGAACAAAAACAAAAATAGTGATATAACCAACATGTTGCAAAATATTAATAAAAAGTATGCACGATCCAAAATGAAATGGAACATACTCTTCTATACCTCTTTGAACCATCACAAATTTTGAGGAACAGATTTGGCTGTTTTCAAGGTAAGGAAGAGCAGATGGGGCCTGAATTCCCATCTCCTGGAGAAAAGTGCACTACCTGTCGCACTATCATTGTTCATCACACATCTCTTCTTCTATTGTTCCATCATTCTTTTTCTAGGCATGAGATTACTGTCGTTAGCTTTTACCTAGCCATGGTCAACAATCTTGGCACATATAGCTGCTGATAATTTGCCCATGCTAGCAAAGCCTAAAATCAAATAACTTTGCATAATATTCCCAAGTTGTGTTTCAAGATACTGATTTCAAGCTCAGGCTACAGCAAGGATAATTTACAGGTAAACTGGCCCCAAGTATGGCTGCATGCAACCATGGTTCATTCAAAATATAAAAGATGGAAAAGGGCATGCATGATTCCAAGATCTCCATGCACAAACAGGGTGTGCATGTCAGTTCCGGTGGTGTTAGGAATGCCGACTGATTTGGATCTAGATCTATCTTCACATTCCGCAAGACATTTCTTCACCAGTTACATAGTTGCATGTGGCTTATCTAATGCCATTTTCAGCAAAGTTTTAGTCTACTAGTAACTAATTGTTAGTCAAGTTGAAACAGTCCAATATGCAATTGTGCGGTTATGATATATTATGTTTTTATTATTAGTCCTTGCACTCTCTATTTATACATATAACTTACAAACGTTAATCATCATTGACCACTCTTATCCAACAAAGTATACGTAGAAAATTTAAGTTTGATTATGGATGCAAGATATGTTGCTGTGTTTATTCCCTGTACTATTTTTACATGGAGACCCTACATTGTCAAGTTTGTGTTCCATATATCTTTGTATTTTTCACCTTATTCACGTATATCTGATAACATATTGATACAAAAGACATCAACTGAATTTTATTTTTTCAGCACTTGTTTTTTCTCTTACAAACCGAGTATTGGATACTGATGCATATTTGATAACTATTTTATTGCGATCAAAATCAAGTGTGGTTATAATCTATTAATGTATGAATATATTTCTTGCAGAAACTTGCAGGCACTTTGTTAAACCGCCATCCATTCTGCTTTAGTGCTATGTGCAAGTGAAAGTTCTTTTGGCCCTCTAAGTGAGTTTTGGTATTGATGACATGcaaaattaaggagctaatgagtttatTGAGTTATGAACAGGTTAAAATTCAATTAAatgaaaaaagagcaagaaaagacgCTAAATTTGCTTAAAGGGTGGTGTAGAACTTAAAAGAAGATCTttacttattttatattttttatttgagTTTACgaaacaccgtactattaagagggatgcgaaTGGATAGCATAAAGTTGTCAAAGTGCTTATTTGAGATGCTAACCATCAAGAAGAGAcaaaatcacacacttgtgcacctAGTTTTCTGACTGTTTCAGTGTGTGTTGGAAGTTCCGATACTTATTGGAAGAAGCTGGATTTTTCTGACAAGGGATCCTCGACCAGCTATTTTTAAATGGTCGGAAGTTCTGATCATGTGTCGaaagttccgacaatcacttaaccaATGCACTGACGGCTAGTTTTTGGGTTTGGATATTTATACCCCCCCCCCAGCCCCTCCTTCATTTGTTGCTGACCTAACCCGAGATAAACACCTCCAAGAGCATTTACTACTCCTCCCCAATCCCTCCTTGAGCTaatcctttagttgatttgagctagaGCTTGGGTGAGAGtaagattgaggtgtgagactcAATCATTTAAGAGAGAAggcagccaagttcatctcaagagcacttgaagcatcttcatccttcgattcgcatttgttactcttgaagcttgcttctagacggtTTGATGTTGCCTGTGGAGCGTCCTCTTGTGTGTGTGTCCTGaaaagtttgtattaccttatcctttgtggattttatagtaagtgactcaaatCCTCCTTTATGGTTAATTGAGTGAGGTAAAAGGTTAGTGAAAGACCCGACTCTTTGTGAGcccctcaacggagacgtagctttcTTAGTGGAAGTAAACTTCGGAAACAAATCTCTTGTATCTTGTacttattgcatttatttagttcttattaACCTAGAGTTTATTTTGTACCGATCTACGTACtcaagttgttgtgcttgcaaagatcacctgCAGAAGTCTCCTAGTATTATTGTGCAACTTTTGATTTAGCCAGGTTCTGCactttcaagtttaattttgaatttcgtaTAAGAACTTTAGTTTTGTCGGAAGTTCCAGTCTAgtatcggaagttccgacataTTTAATGGCTGCGAAGAACTTTTTAGGTATGCTTATtcaccccctcctcccctccctcaCCTCGCTCCAGGCATCACCAGGATCCTTTCAGCAAGGCGAGTTGTTACTTGGAAGGCAAATTCTCTGATGGTCCATATGTAAAGGGATATGAATGTCAATCAAATGCATTCCACTCTGTGTGTTTGCTATTTGTGCAAAAATTAGTCATGTTAAATAGAACTCAAGATATCCTCACGTGTTCCAATCCATCGTCATTAGTATTGTCCAAATAATTATATGGTAGCATAGTTAACTAGTTAGGTTTCTTCTATCCATAGATAGTATTGGTTATCTAGTCATTTTTCTagacttcttttttttttgctaatTTCTCATGTATGTTTGCTTTGACAGTTTTATGTCAAGAAACACATGTTTTAGTGGCTAGAAATTTAATAATAAATTGTATTCCTTTTCAAATATTTTTTAGACTTTTTTGGGCTTCTTACTTTTTTCTATCAATTTAGCCAAACCATGAGCTTTCTTTTTGAAATTAATGCATCTAATTTCCTTCCTTATGCTCTAGAGGCATGTGTATCTTTTGATATGTTCATCAATATTCCTAGCTTTGATGATATAAGCATGGAGCTACACTTATGCATTCATTGCTAGAGAACATCTCCAGCAATATTAGCACCAACCTGTAATTAAATTCGGCAGAGGAAGAAACAAAATAAGTAACAAGACATAAACAAAACAATGCCATAAGTGCTCTAGACATATCCAATCTATATATCATAACCTTAATATGTAAAAGCATAATAGAATTTCATTCATGCACGATTTAATTTTTAGATTAATAAAGTATTTTTGGCAAAAAGCATGTTAAATCTTAAGCATCAGTGCATCCTCACCATCTCCAGCTAGAGCAATTGAACCAAAATGCGAACGAGGAGCAAATGGAGGGCATGCATCACATACCTTTGGAATTTTGGGTGGCCGGGAGATGCCATAGTTGACAAGAGGACATGCGCCATGGTGGTGGTGTCATCGTAATTTTAGATCGCATGCATGCACGGTGGAGGACCCGGCCGGTCAGATGGCTGCTCCGGCTATCAGACAGAGAACTCAAGGTAGAGCACAAAAACACAAGGCGGTTTGATTCAAATATAATGGTGCTCACGCCAAGCAAGACCAGATGGTCAGCAGCCTTGAGATCGCAATTCAAATGTTGTTTCGTTCTGTGGTTCTTCCTGAATCCATTTTTTTTGGTTTGTTTTTGTTCTTGGCAGACACTGCCACTGCCTGCGGGGTGGTTCGTGTTCCTTGCTACCACTGCAGTGCAGGCAGGAGTAGGACGGCACGTCCGCACGCGGAGCCGGAGCACAAGCAGACCACGACACAGGTCGATCGATCGTTCCGATGGCCCTCCGCGACGGCACCACCAACCTCTCCATCTCcggcgccgccctcgccgcgctcctccaccgctgcgccgccgccaccggcgaCTGCGACGGCCTCCTCTTCGGCCGCGCCTCCCAcctccccgcaccgcccgccgccctctCCGACTAcgacgacctcgccgccgccccgcgcgacCCCGCGCTCACCATCTCCGTCTCGGGCCACTGCTCCCTCTCCCACCCATCCTCCCTCTCAGATCCCCTCGGCCGATTCCATCCCCCCTCCTCGGATCACTCCTCCGTGCCAGCGCCCGCCGCCGTCGGCTTCttctcctcccgccgccgcaccgcgcTCCGCCCCTCCATGCGCGAGCTCGCCCTCGCCCACTCCCTCTCCAAGACCCTACAAGGACGCACCACCGCCCACCCCCTCCTCTTCATCCTCGTCTCCCCATCCGCCTCCCCCAACTTCTCCACCCACTCCTACGACTACCgcgccttcctcctcctcgcctcccGCCTCGTCCCGGCCTCGCTCACCGTCGTCAACGTCGGCCCCGGATTCAGGGACCAGTACCACGCCTTCTCCCCAGAGTCTCCCATGCCCTGCCTGCCATCCTCGCCTGCGGCCGCAGGTTATGCTCACACCATCGGAGAGCAGAAGGCGGTCGATGAAATGGTCGACGGGTTTGGGATCGGGAGGCTGCAAGGCCTCCTGGGCTCTGCGGCAGGGCAGGCGGCGGAGATGGATGACATGTATGCAGGGATGCTCAGGAAGCTGGAGAAGCTTGCCACGGAGGTGGAGAAGACCAATATCCGTGTTCTCGAGCAGGTCTGTTTCGCAAATCCTGAAATTCGTTCTATGATGGTGTTGTTCAAAAATTGATTCTCTTGCAGAACCGCGTTTGTGTGTAATTGGCTTATTGGTTGAACTACCTAGTGCTAGAATTGTGAATGGTTGAATAGAGAGACTGAGAATTTGTACTAGTATCTTTCCTGGTTCTTGCATTGTGGGATTTTTGGTCGGAAACCTATACACGCCTTGATTAGTTGCTTGCGTCAGCATTCAAAAATTGATTTTACTGGGATTGATTGTAACTATATCCATATTTACTTGCTTGAAGTGTTGCGTAACGTCAATTGCTGACATCTAACAGAAGTCGGTTATGGGTTCACCTCAGCATTCTTGGGGGATTGGATGAACTCTCCCATGCACTCCCTATTTCAAACTAGTTGCGTATTATATCGAACTATCCATAGTGGGCTAAGAGGCACTATCTATTAGACAACTCTTGCATTTTAACTTTCATGAGTAAGAACTCTTACAGTCTTGTATTTATCGTCTTATCGATTGCATTAGGCAAGGAACATCAACAATtaataacaaaaaaaaagggAACAGAGGAGCAAGGTTCTCAATTCAAGCACGTGCAATAAGAATGACCCAAAAATCTGATAAGAGGATAAGGTCATTGCATAGTGCTGTACTATCTTTGTCTTCCAATCTTGGAGCCTGGAAAGATGGCTTGTGCCAGGCGGCACCATAAAATAGTTGTCTAGTGGTGGCAGCTGGAGTTTGTGGTAAAACAACTCTGTAGGCCTGCATCTTTTATTCTTCATGGCAAGCAAATTTAGTAAATTGTGACTTGGAGTAAGAGATCGAGGAAGTGGTGGTTGGCCTCTTTTTCTGGTTTCAGACTCTTAACATGTCACTCTCTGTTTGGATTCTTACACTCACTGACCCCTGTGTGACATTTGGGACCCTGTGAAAAATTCCCCATAAGCTAGGCATCTTAGGGGCTATTTGGCAGGAGTCGGATTCCAACACTGCAGTAGGTGCATGCTCTCTTGTAGATTGCTATTGGAATTACTTCCCATGAAAAGATAATACTTGGTTGCATCAAAAATTGCAAGCCGTTATCCTCTTATCAGATTCTTTTTTCCCAACTACTTCCTCAGCTGTTAGTTGTTTCTTAGCGAATGAGGGATATATGTTCGTCAGTAATTGATATATGTTCATCAGTACTTGATATATGTTCTTTCACTCTATCCTTCAGTTGCTTTCTGAGGTTGATTTTGTTATCTTTTGTCAATATTATTTTTGTAGGAAAATCGGAACCTGCTGCTGAGGTTCAGATGTGCAGGAATGGAATAGGACCAAAGTGTTTCTTGGTGTTATTAAGGTATGTATCGCAAGTTGAGGGGTTCTCCTTAGTATGTCATGCAGGTTTGAAATGGCTTGAATTGTTCATTATTAGTTCCAAGTTTCACTCATATATTGTTTTTTTATGTGACCTTACTGCTTTTGGTATAGTAATCAAATGATTCTGAAGATAACCATAACATACTTTTTTATGTGAAATGGGAGGGCGCTGCCCTTCAATATTACTACTGTGGATAGGAATTACATAGAAACATAGGCCAGTAAAAGTAGCCTGTTGCAAAATTACATTATTCTAAAGCTAAGAAACATGAGCTTCAGCTATGCTGTCTGAAAAAAGCTTTAGTTCACCACTCTCTTGGTGCGCTAGGCGGTGCATGTTGATCCATTTCTCTGCGGGCCAGGCTACCTGGAGCTGATCAAGGTTCTGTCCTTGATCTTAACTGCAGTACCTATGAAGCTCCCATAGTTCAGTTGTGCGATGTTATTTCGCTTTCCTGGAGTTAGTCCTCATGCAGTTGTAATTATTCCTGTATTCAGTCACTGCTATGTGTGTTGTGTTACGAGTTGGAAACAGTGCATCTCGTGTTAAGATTCCAACTCGTTTTGTTATGTGGTAGCTGGACGTGGTAGTTGGATTTTTGATCTTTGATGGGTACCATCACTTGTGTGTATGCTACATTGCACATGTGGTCGGCAGCCCAGGTGGTCATTGGCAGTAGCAGTATTGATAGTTTTTGGATCCTGTTATCATTATGATCATCATCATGTGCTGAATTGCTGATGGCTGTTTTCATCTGGTTTTGCAGGGTTACTAATGCTATGCTCTACTAGGGACTAAGGATGGTGGAGTGTGTGTGGAGAGCATGTGTTTGTGTGGAAGAAGGTGCATGGCGGGAGCAAGATGAGTCGGACAGAAACGGTTTTGTGTATGGTGGTGGCGGCGTCGTTGATGGGAGCAGGTTGGTGTAAGTAAGTTTGATGCATGAAGCATCAGCGTTATATAAGAGTTGAGTAATGTAATGCAATGCAATCCTTGTTGGAGCTTTCCTATCAGTCGTTGCTGAAGAATTGGAAAGGAAAAGAGCTTTAGTTTGCTCACTCCATGCTATGCTTTCATGTGTACAGTACAgtagagtatatatatatatatttttcatTTGATTTCATGTcatagagatgcttattacggTACTACAGTAGAGAGTTGAACTACCCAGAATAAGACACTGATGGGTCAGGGATGGAGGACGATGCCTAGggtgctgctgcggtggaggttGCGATGCCTGCTGGAGTGCTGGTAGGCGCAGGGAGGGAGGACGGGCATCATGTGCTGGATGGATCATGGATGGATGAGCATGACTCATCATGCCTTGCCTTGGCATTGGCACTTTGGCAGTTGGCACCACCAAGCAAAGCAAACCAGAATAGATAGACCCTTCCCAGGAAGAGCAAGGTGAGTTCTTTGCTTATCAGGGTGAGGTCACGACTgggctgccgctgctgctgctgctgatcaTCACATCATATTCATCGGATCATAGTGGGTCGTCCTTTTTAGGTACGGCTCCGCACACCACCAACGTCAACCAATGTTTCAAACTCAAAATGAAGAAAGAAACACAAAACAAGGCCGCCCGAATGGACAGAGTTTAGGGATGTGCAACAAAAAAAACTCCTTTTGCTAGATGCCCAACAGTCACTGTGAACGGTCCAGAGCTTATTATTCGAGTACCAATCCTTTTGGAAGTAAGTGGAACCATCTCATCTCCAGTTAGGTTTGTAATTGACAAATACCTAACATTCTTTTAATTCCTCTGTCCACATCTATCGTCAGCTACTGTCCTTCCTAGTTATGCTGCTACCTAGCTAAAAAAAGAAGCATATATATGATATGTTTCATATATACTGTACTTTTCTCTACGACGGCAGCATATAAGcactactgaaatccaagcatGCCAGCACATCAAAATTATTACTAAGGTCTCGAATAAAACATATTaaggtttttaaaataaaaacgAAGAAGAGGAAAATACAACTGGATTGAGACCGTGGAACGTGGCAGGGTCAGGTTGGCTTATTTTCATTTTGTGTGAATTTTTAGCCCTCTGACAGCCTCAGGGCGAATATCACGGATCTCCAAAATATATTCTCTAGAAAACTAACTACGTATTAGCTTTCCTGAAATATGCGGCTCAGCAGTTATCACGTGCTCTCCTAAAATATGCGGCTCAGCAGTTGTCACGTGGCTACGGACGGCCCACTAGAAGAAGGGGCACAATACCAAGCCTAGAGGAAGGGCACCGCCCACCTCGCCGGACCAGGTCTGACTCCGCCTCGCTCGAACCCTAGGATGCGAGCATGGTCCAGCACAACCCCTGTATGAGAAGCTCCGCCTCGCCCGACCCAGAGGGTACGGATTCGGCCGTACCCGCCCAGAGACGTGGGGCCCTAAAGGTCTCACGGAATGACAGGTCGCGCTGGGGTCAAACCTTTGGCGCGAGGGTAGGTAAGGGCGTGCCTCGACATGACCTCGGAGAAGACAGGCCATTACGGCAAGCCATGGTCGTCCGTGGCGCCGGGGTCAAATCATCGAACGCGCCGAGGGCTCATAATGCCCGTCTTGTCAGGGCACACGTCGCCCACCAAACATGCCGGGTTCCGTGCCACCAGCCCTGTTGAGACACATGTCGCGTCAGGGAGCGGCGCAGGGACACCCCATCGTCATCTACAGGGCCAGCGGGGTCCACACGCAGGGAGGAGGAGCAGTGGAATCCCGGCGATCtactccccctctctctctttctctccggTATATCCGACCCCTGCCCCTTGGCATATAAAAAGAAAGAGGTGGACCCCGTAAAGAGGAGACCAAACTCTCAAACATTCATATGCTCACGCGACACTCATTCACCAGAGACTTGGAAGCATGTTCCCTCTCTCACCCGTTTGTAACCGCTACTGCAAACCCAGTGCAAGAACATAAGCAATTAGGATTGGACCTAGGAACATTCTGCTCGAACCAGTATAACCCTCTGTATCATTTTTACACAATCCGAGTCAGACGTGCAAATAGAAATTCACTGGTCGGCCGTCCAATCCCCCGACAGAATTAATTGATTAATTATTGTGGCTGGCTAACGGTGTCCGTACCGGTAGTACCTGGTAAATTACTACGGTGGGCACGACGGTACGGGATTGCGTGTCGCTGACAAAGACACCACGAACGGAACGGAACGGGGaacgccgagccgcccccgcccccgcccccgcccccggggAGGCCGGGACCAGTCAGCAACTCTCTAGAGTAAGTGCACGCGTCGCCGGCTCTACTCACGCTCTGATTCCAATGAGTCCCAGGCGCGGGGCCCACGTGTCGGTCGCACGGGTACACCAAGCACCCGGTATGTTTAGGCTTGGCGTTTCGTACCCGTCCGCACTCGCAGGCTGTACGATGCAGTCCTCGTTCGTCCTCCCCCGCATCGTCCTTCCCCACTCCACTCCTCCCTcactcttttccccttttccacTTCTACCCCCGCAGGTACGCCCTCCGTACCGTACCTTCTCTCCAATCAGATTCCCATGCCACTTGTCGATTTCCCATAATACCCCCGCTGACTGCAGACCAACCTGCAGGAGCCTAGGGGCAAACATGGGAAAACACAAGCGCAACTCGCCGCGCCCAGAACAACACGTTCCAGGGGCACTCTCGGCATCACATCTTCTCTCCTTGGTTAGTTATTCTTGTTGCGTCGTCGCCTGGCCATCATTCTCCGCCTCCCTCCCTCCATTCCGATTCAGACCAAGAATCCACCAACATCAATCGCCCATGGCCGCAGCAGCAGCCCACCGGAACaacaagcgccgccgcctctccctggCTCCCGGccccacctccgccaccgcgcCCCCTCTGGACTcgctcgccgacgagctcctcttcctcgtcctcgaccgcgtcgccgccgccgacccgcGCGCGCTAAAGTCCTTCGCCCTCGCCTCCCGCGCATGCCACGCCACCGAgtcccgccaccgccgcctcctgcgccCGCTCCTCGCCGACCTCATCCCCGCCGCGCTTGCCCGCTACCCGTCCGCCTCCCGCCTCGACCTCTCCCTCTGCGCGCGCGTCCCcgacgccgccctcgccgccgccccatcCGGATCATCCCTCCGCGCCGTCGACCTCTCCCGCTCATGGGGGTTCGGCGCCGCGGGCCTCGCCGCGCTCGCCGGGGCCTGCCCGGACCTCGCCGACCTCGACCTCTCGAATGGGGTCCATCTTGgggacgccgcggcggccgaggTGGCGCGGATGCGGACCCTCCAGAGGCTGTCTCTCTCGCGCTGCAAGCCGCTCACGGACATGGGGCTCGGCTGCGTCGCCGTCGGCTGCCCCGACCTCAGGGAACTCTCGCTCAAGTGGTGCCTTGGGCTCACCGATTTGGGGCTCCACCTCCTCGCCCTCAAGTGCAAGAAACTCACCAGCCTGGATCTCTCCTACACCATGGTGAGCGCcgcagctttcttgatttcTTCACCCTTTCTGCTTGGATCAAGGCGGCGGAAAATTCTGTCTTTGATTCCGCCTACTGTAATTTTCTTGATATCAAGGCATGGGATCTCCCCTCTTAATCCACCGGACCACAGCAGTGTATGTATAGTATTCTTGATCTGCAAGTGCTCTTATCGATACATAGCAATTGATCTATGCAACAAAGGATCACAAGTGTTGGTACCCAATTTTGTTTTGTCTTCTCGTCTCTACATTTTGTGTGGCCATAGATTCAGTTTCTCTTGCACTCCCGTGAGTACCAGACGCACCTATCATACCGTGCTCAACTAATGGAAACATATCTTGCCTTGCAGATCACAAAAGAGAGCTTTCTTGCCATCATGAAGCTACCCAATCTCCAGGTGTTGACACTGGTGGGGTGTATTGGAATTGATGATGATGCTCTTGGCAGTCTTGAAAAAGAATGCAGTAAATCACTACAGGTTAGTAGTCATGTTGACACTATTAGGTTCTGAACTCTGTAGATGCCTGATCTGAAGTTCTGAACTAGTCATGCTGTACTAAAACATGTGTTTGATAGTAGCACAAAACTCTGCTTACTGACCTTGCATGTTTGTACCATTTCAGGTTCTTGATATGTCTCATTGTCAGAATATCACTGATGTGGGAGTTTCATCCATAGTGAAGTCAATACCGAATCTACTGGAACTGGATCTTTCATACTGCTGTCCTGTAAGTAGCTAATCATTTAGTCATATTGTTGTATCATCTGGGCATAACTTGAGCCCTTGAAGCTTAATTTACACCCTTACTGTAGCAGGTTACTCCTTCTATGGGGAGAAGTCTCCAAAAGATTACTAAACTGCGGATGCTGAAGCTGGAAGGCTGCAAATTCATGGCTGATGGACTAAAAGCCATTGGAAGCTCTTGTGTTTCTATCAGGGAGTTAAGTCTGAGCAAGTGCTCTGGAGTAACAGATACTGAACTCTCTTTTGCTGTGTCAAAACTAAAGAACCTGCTGAAGCTGGACATCACTTGTTGTCGCAATATCACTGATGTTTCAGTAGCTGCCATCACTAGTTCATGCACTTCCCTCATCTCTCTGAGGATGGAGTCTTGTAGCCATGTTTCAAGTGGAGCACTCCAACTGATCGGGAAGAACTGTTCTCACTTGGAAGAGTTGGACCTTACTGACAGTGATTTGGATGATGAAGGTACTTACTGAACTGGCTATTGACATACTTTTTTTTGTCAAATCGACATAAAGTTGACTATGAATATTTTTTGTGCAGGGTTGAAAGCTCTCGCCGGATGCAGCAATCTCTTGAGCCTAAAAATTGGTATTTGCTTGAGGATAAGTGATGAAGGTCTGATGCACATTGGAAAATCTTGCCCAAAACTCGGAGACATTGATTTGTACAGGTCATTACTAGATGTGCCTTGTGGTTTTCTTTCTTTGGTTTGTTTTCTCGCTAAGCTGACTTGTAGTTTCTGTTTCAGGTGTGGAGGCATTAGTGATGATGGGGTTATTCAGATTGCTCAAGGCAGTCCAATGCTAGAATCTATCAATCTATCCTACTGTACAGAAATAACAGACCGTTCACTGATGTCCCTCTCAAAATGCACAAAGCTAAATACATTGGAGATTCGTGGCTGCCCCAGGGTTTCATCTGCTGGGCTCTCAGAAATAGCAATGGGTTGCAGGCTGCTTTCCAAGCTTGATATCAAGAAATGCTTTGAGATTAATGATGTGGGCATGCTCTACCTTTCCCAGTTCTCTCATAGCCTCCGTCAGGTATTAGCTCTTTCTCCTGTAAACTGAAATCTAATAGTACCATGTGTTTTTACTTTCAGTTGTGCTGATAGCACGTATGTCTCATCGCAGATAAACTTGTCATACTGTTCGGTCACCGACATTGGACTTCTTTCACTTTCTAGCATATGTGGCTTGCAGAACATGACCATTGTACATTTAGCGGGTATTACACCTAATGGCTTGACAGCTGCTCTCATGGTCTGTGGTGGTTTGACAAAAGTGAAGCTTCATGAAGCATTCAAATCCATGATGCCTCCTCATATGCTAAAAAATGTTGAGGCGCGGGGTTGTATTTTCCAGTGGATCAATAAACCATTTAAGGTATTGTACATTGTTCTTTTACCTTGCCTGTATGTCCCTGAATTATGTTGGATCCTTGTGTCCATCACACCGGCAAGACTGTGTGTTAACTTGAGAAAAACTAGTTCTATGAAACCATTCTGCTGTGCAGTTATGTTTAACCGTCAAGGAGGTTATGCCCCCCTTTATTGTGGTGCCTTCGCTTTTTGTTTTAGATGGTATTGAAAAATAAATGAACATAGCACCGCCCTCTTATTAGCTTTAGCGTTGGATGGATTTGCGTTTAGTAAAATTACAAACCTGTGAACGCCAAAGTGTCTAATAATAGGTGAGGTCTTGTGCAGGTTGAGGTGGAACCTTGTGATGTGTGGAAGCAGCAGTCACAAGATGTTCTTGTACGATGAGAAGGCCTGAAGTGTGGCAATTGTGGGAAGCAAAGGGCATGCGCTGTGGCGATGGATGGATTCTTGGCTGGCTTCGTTATTGGAAGCAACAGTCACAAGAAGGGAAGCCTAAGGAACGAGCTAAAATTTTTGTAGTGTAATTGGCGAGGTACTGTGACAATACTTCAGTATGAAGAGAGGTATGCTGATGTTGTATACTAGACAAGAGTAGCTTTTGTTTGGTTAAGTGTCCAAACCAG from Panicum hallii strain FIL2 chromosome 3, PHallii_v3.1, whole genome shotgun sequence encodes:
- the LOC112884796 gene encoding uncharacterized protein LOC112884796; this translates as MALRDGTTNLSISGAALAALLHRCAAATGDCDGLLFGRASHLPAPPAALSDYDDLAAAPRDPALTISVSGHCSLSHPSSLSDPLGRFHPPSSDHSSVPAPAAVGFFSSRRRTALRPSMRELALAHSLSKTLQGRTTAHPLLFILVSPSASPNFSTHSYDYRAFLLLASRLVPASLTVVNVGPGFRDQYHAFSPESPMPCLPSSPAAAGYAHTIGEQKAVDEMVDGFGIGRLQGLLGSAAGQAAEMDDMYAGMLRKLEKLATEVEKTNIRVLEQENRNLLLRFRCAGME
- the LOC112884794 gene encoding F-box/LRR-repeat protein 3-like isoform X1; protein product: MAAAAAHRNNKRRRLSLAPGPTSATAPPLDSLADELLFLVLDRVAAADPRALKSFALASRACHATESRHRRLLRPLLADLIPAALARYPSASRLDLSLCARVPDAALAAAPSGSSLRAVDLSRSWGFGAAGLAALAGACPDLADLDLSNGVHLGDAAAAEVARMRTLQRLSLSRCKPLTDMGLGCVAVGCPDLRELSLKWCLGLTDLGLHLLALKCKKLTSLDLSYTMITKESFLAIMKLPNLQVLTLVGCIGIDDDALGSLEKECSKSLQVLDMSHCQNITDVGVSSIVKSIPNLLELDLSYCCPQVTPSMGRSLQKITKLRMLKLEGCKFMADGLKAIGSSCVSIRELSLSKCSGVTDTELSFAVSKLKNLLKLDITCCRNITDVSVAAITSSCTSLISLRMESCSHVSSGALQLIGKNCSHLEELDLTDSDLDDEGLKALAGCSNLLSLKIGICLRISDEGLMHIGKSCPKLGDIDLYRCGGISDDGVIQIAQGSPMLESINLSYCTEITDRSLMSLSKCTKLNTLEIRGCPRVSSAGLSEIAMGCRLLSKLDIKKCFEINDVGMLYLSQFSHSLRQINLSYCSVTDIGLLSLSSICGLQNMTIVHLAGITPNGLTAALMVCGGLTKVKLHEAFKSMMPPHMLKNVEARGCIFQWINKPFKVEVEPCDVWKQQSQDVLVR
- the LOC112884794 gene encoding F-box/LRR-repeat protein 3-like isoform X2, with the translated sequence MAAAAAHRNNKRRRLSLAPGPTSATAPPLDSLADELLFLVLDRVAAADPRALKSFALASRACHATESRHRRLLRPLLADLIPAALARYPSASRLDLSLCARVPDAALAAAPSGSSLRAVDLSRSWGFGAAGLAALAGACPDLADLDLSNGVHLGDAAAAEVARMRTLQRLSLSRCKPLTDMGLGCVAVGCPDLRELSLKWCLGLTDLGLHLLALKCKKLTSLDLSYTMITKESFLAIMKLPNLQVLTLVGCIGIDDDALGSLEKECSKSLQVLDMSHCQNITDVGVSSIVKSIPNLLELDLSYCCPVTPSMGRSLQKITKLRMLKLEGCKFMADGLKAIGSSCVSIRELSLSKCSGVTDTELSFAVSKLKNLLKLDITCCRNITDVSVAAITSSCTSLISLRMESCSHVSSGALQLIGKNCSHLEELDLTDSDLDDEGLKALAGCSNLLSLKIGICLRISDEGLMHIGKSCPKLGDIDLYRCGGISDDGVIQIAQGSPMLESINLSYCTEITDRSLMSLSKCTKLNTLEIRGCPRVSSAGLSEIAMGCRLLSKLDIKKCFEINDVGMLYLSQFSHSLRQINLSYCSVTDIGLLSLSSICGLQNMTIVHLAGITPNGLTAALMVCGGLTKVKLHEAFKSMMPPHMLKNVEARGCIFQWINKPFKVEVEPCDVWKQQSQDVLVR